A genomic region of Streptomyces rimosus contains the following coding sequences:
- a CDS encoding TerD family protein has product MTVNLDKGQKISLSKSGGGELSVVRMGLGWQAAARKGFLAKLMAREIDLDASAVLFAGQEPVDVVFFQHLISDDGSVRHTGDNLVGGAGQGGDDEVIYVDLQRVPAHIDQIVFTVNSFTGQTFAEVQNAFCRLVDESTGQELARYTLTGGGQYTAQIMAKVRRAGGGWEMAAIGEPAAGRTFQDLMPAIASHL; this is encoded by the coding sequence ATGACCGTGAACCTGGACAAGGGTCAGAAGATCAGTCTGAGCAAGTCCGGCGGGGGCGAACTCAGCGTGGTCCGCATGGGCCTGGGCTGGCAGGCCGCCGCCCGCAAGGGCTTCCTCGCCAAGCTGATGGCCCGCGAGATCGACCTGGACGCCTCCGCCGTGCTGTTCGCCGGTCAGGAGCCCGTCGACGTCGTCTTCTTCCAGCACCTGATCAGCGACGACGGCTCCGTGCGGCACACCGGGGACAACCTGGTGGGCGGCGCGGGACAGGGCGGCGACGACGAGGTGATCTACGTCGATCTCCAGCGGGTGCCCGCCCATATCGACCAGATCGTCTTCACGGTGAACTCCTTCACCGGGCAGACCTTCGCCGAGGTGCAGAACGCGTTCTGCCGCCTGGTCGACGAGAGCACCGGCCAGGAGCTGGCCCGCTACACCCTCACCGGCGGCGGCCAGTACACCGCGCAGATCATGGCGAAGGTACGCCGGGCCGGCGGCGGCTGGGAGATGGCCGCCATCGGCGAGCCCGCGGCCGGCCGCACCTTCCAGGACCTGATGCCGGCCATCGCCTCGCACCTGTAG
- a CDS encoding FAD-dependent oxidoreductase, whose product MTDNDGASGPDESYESYWIATTPGTSYPPLAEDAEADVTVIGGGIAGLSTAWELVRAGRRVVVLEADRIAAGVTGCTTAKLSSLHTLIYDRLRRTRGAEGARRYAESQQAAVERVVEIADLLGVDCDLERGPAFTYVRDPAGAGQLRAEAEAAREAGLPASFVTATGLPFPVAGAVRVEEQAQFHPRRYLLALAEDFRSRGGVIHERTRATGLHEGSPCRVTTESGATVTSRDVVVATHYPVFDRALLFTRLSPRREVVVAAPVDAGRDPGGMYITEEEGKRSVRTAPYDDGRRLLIVTGETFKPGTADAGEKFARLTAWMHRHFPGTEVAYRWATQDNDSTDTVPLIGPFHPAARHTYVATGFGGWGLSGGVAAGRLLTGLITGDPPPWAGLYDPRRLWSAVREAPAFLKHQAEVGRHFIGDRLRTTHADSVAEIAPGSGAIVRVRGRRCAVHRDEDGTTLAVSARCTHLGCLVAFNATEKAWECPCHGSRFAPDGSVLQGPATEPLERREVE is encoded by the coding sequence ATGACCGACAACGATGGAGCGTCCGGCCCCGACGAGTCGTACGAGTCGTATTGGATCGCGACGACGCCCGGCACGTCCTATCCGCCGCTCGCCGAGGACGCCGAGGCCGATGTGACGGTGATCGGCGGCGGGATCGCCGGGTTGAGTACCGCCTGGGAGCTGGTCCGGGCCGGGCGCCGGGTCGTCGTGCTGGAGGCGGACCGGATCGCCGCCGGGGTCACCGGCTGCACGACCGCCAAGCTCTCGTCCCTGCACACCCTGATCTACGACCGGCTGCGCCGTACCCGCGGCGCCGAGGGAGCCCGCCGGTACGCCGAGTCCCAGCAGGCCGCCGTCGAGCGCGTCGTCGAGATCGCGGATCTGCTGGGCGTCGACTGCGACCTCGAACGCGGCCCGGCGTTCACCTACGTACGGGACCCGGCGGGTGCCGGGCAGCTGCGCGCGGAGGCGGAGGCGGCGCGCGAGGCCGGGCTGCCGGCTTCCTTCGTGACCGCAACCGGGCTGCCGTTCCCCGTGGCCGGCGCGGTGCGGGTGGAGGAGCAGGCCCAGTTCCACCCGCGCAGGTATCTGCTCGCGCTGGCGGAGGATTTCCGCTCCCGCGGCGGCGTCATCCACGAGCGCACCCGCGCGACCGGCCTGCACGAGGGCTCGCCCTGCCGCGTGACGACCGAGTCGGGCGCCACCGTCACCTCGCGGGACGTCGTGGTCGCCACCCACTACCCGGTCTTCGACCGCGCCCTGCTGTTCACCCGGCTGTCGCCGCGCCGGGAGGTCGTGGTGGCCGCCCCCGTGGACGCGGGCCGTGACCCTGGCGGGATGTACATCACGGAGGAGGAGGGCAAGCGGTCGGTGCGCACCGCCCCGTACGACGACGGGCGCCGGCTGCTGATCGTCACGGGCGAGACGTTCAAGCCGGGCACGGCGGACGCCGGCGAGAAGTTCGCGCGGCTGACCGCCTGGATGCACCGGCACTTCCCCGGTACGGAGGTGGCGTACCGCTGGGCGACCCAGGACAACGACTCCACCGACACCGTTCCGCTGATCGGGCCGTTCCACCCGGCCGCCCGCCACACCTATGTCGCCACCGGGTTCGGCGGCTGGGGCCTGAGCGGCGGCGTGGCCGCCGGGCGCCTGCTGACCGGCCTGATCACCGGGGACCCGCCGCCGTGGGCGGGCCTGTACGACCCCCGCCGGCTGTGGAGCGCCGTCCGCGAGGCGCCCGCCTTCCTCAAGCACCAGGCCGAGGTCGGGCGGCACTTCATCGGCGACCGGCTGCGGACGACGCACGCCGACTCGGTGGCGGAGATCGCGCCCGGCTCCGGCGCGATCGTCCGGGTGCGCGGCAGGCGCTGCGCGGTCCACCGGGACGAGGACGGGACCACCCTGGCGGTGTCGGCGCGCTGCACCCACCTGGGCTGTCTGGTCGCGTTCAACGCGACCGAGAAGGCGTGGGAGTGCCCGTGCCACGGCTCCCGCTTCGCACCGGACGGCTCGGTGCTCCAGGGCCCGGCCACGGAGCCGCTGGAGCGGCGGGAGGTGGAGTAG
- a CDS encoding helix-turn-helix domain-containing protein, with translation MDQRTELSEFLRSRRARLQPEDVGLAPHGGRRRVPGLRREELAQLAGVSVAYYIRLEQGRGQNVSAAVLDSISDVLRLTRAERSHLSHLARPVSRRRRPAPRPQRMRPALQDLIDAMDGVPAYVIGRRLDILGWNRLARALLGDFAAMPAEERNMAWQLFLAPATRELYADWEGKAAHVVAQLRGDVGRFPDDPKLCALVDELSAKSADFRRIWAAHDVQDKGFGRKRLTHPLVGSLSLAYETLALPADPDQQLVTYHAEPGSASALALRRLAQWSAEPQARRAEGPAERVA, from the coding sequence ATGGACCAGCGCACCGAACTGAGCGAATTCCTCCGCTCCCGCCGCGCCAGGCTCCAGCCCGAGGATGTCGGTCTCGCCCCTCACGGCGGGCGGCGCAGGGTACCCGGCCTGCGGCGGGAGGAACTGGCGCAGCTGGCGGGGGTCAGCGTGGCGTATTACATACGGCTCGAACAGGGGCGGGGGCAGAACGTCTCCGCGGCCGTGCTGGACTCGATCTCGGACGTGCTGCGGCTGACCCGGGCCGAGCGCTCCCACCTGAGCCATCTGGCCAGGCCGGTCTCCCGGCGGCGCCGCCCGGCGCCCCGGCCGCAGCGGATGCGTCCGGCCTTGCAGGACCTGATCGACGCGATGGACGGTGTCCCCGCGTACGTGATCGGCCGGCGGCTGGACATCCTCGGCTGGAACCGGCTGGCCCGCGCGCTCCTCGGCGACTTCGCCGCGATGCCCGCCGAGGAGCGCAACATGGCCTGGCAGCTCTTCCTCGCTCCGGCGACGCGCGAGCTGTACGCCGACTGGGAGGGCAAGGCGGCGCACGTCGTGGCCCAGCTGCGCGGCGACGTCGGCCGGTTCCCGGACGACCCGAAGCTGTGCGCGCTGGTCGATGAGCTGTCCGCGAAGAGCGCGGACTTCCGGCGGATCTGGGCGGCCCACGACGTCCAGGACAAGGGGTTCGGCCGCAAGCGGCTGACGCACCCGCTGGTGGGAAGCCTGTCGCTGGCGTACGAGACGCTCGCCCTGCCGGCCGATCCGGACCAGCAGCTGGTCACCTACCACGCCGAGCCCGGGTCCGCTTCGGCGCTGGCGCTGCGGCGGCTGGCGCAGTGGTCGGCGGAGCCTCAGGCGCGCCGGGCGGAGGGGCCGGCGGAGCGGGTGGCCTGA
- a CDS encoding cold-shock protein, translating into MATGTVKWFNSEKGFGFIEQDGGGADVFAHYSNIQAQGFRELQEGQKVSFDVTQGHKGPQAENIVLA; encoded by the coding sequence ATGGCAACCGGCACCGTGAAGTGGTTCAACTCCGAAAAGGGCTTCGGCTTCATCGAGCAGGACGGCGGCGGCGCCGACGTCTTCGCGCACTACTCCAACATCCAGGCCCAGGGCTTCCGTGAGCTGCAGGAAGGCCAGAAGGTCAGCTTCGATGTCACGCAGGGCCACAAGGGCCCGCAGGCGGAGAACATCGTCCTCGCCTGA
- a CDS encoding TerD family protein, producing MGVSLSKGQNVVLNQDGTPLADVTVGLGWDARPAGGADFDLDASAVVCGPDQRVLSDAHFVFYNNLTSPDGAVRHTGDNLTGEGDGDDEQILVDLDRLGEQTGQVVFTVSIHDAEARGQNFGQVEDAYIRVVDNLTGREMCRYELSYDAAGETAMVFGALYRRGGEWKFRAIGQGYATGLAGIATDYGVNVG from the coding sequence ATGGGCGTCAGCCTCAGCAAGGGCCAGAACGTCGTCCTCAACCAGGACGGCACTCCCCTCGCGGACGTCACCGTCGGCCTGGGCTGGGACGCCCGGCCCGCCGGCGGCGCGGACTTCGACCTGGACGCCTCGGCGGTCGTCTGCGGCCCCGACCAGCGTGTCCTGTCCGACGCGCACTTCGTCTTCTACAACAACCTGACCAGCCCGGACGGCGCGGTCCGGCACACCGGCGACAACCTCACCGGCGAGGGCGACGGCGACGACGAGCAGATCCTGGTCGACCTGGACCGCCTCGGCGAGCAGACCGGCCAGGTCGTCTTCACCGTCTCCATCCACGATGCCGAGGCGCGCGGGCAGAATTTCGGCCAGGTCGAGGACGCGTACATCCGCGTCGTGGACAACCTGACGGGCCGTGAGATGTGCCGCTACGAGCTGTCGTACGACGCCGCCGGCGAGACGGCGATGGTCTTCGGGGCGCTCTACCGGCGCGGCGGCGAGTGGAAGTTCCGCGCCATCGGCCAGGGTTACGCGACCGGGCTGGCCGGTATCGCCACCGACTACGGCGTCAACGTCGGCTGA
- a CDS encoding NAD(P)-dependent alcohol dehydrogenase gives MNRTSVPAYAAPAPKAPLERTTIERRELGAHDILIDIKFAGICHSDIHTVRAEWGDGGNFPIVPGHEIAGVVSEVGPEVTRYAVGDRVGVGCFVDSCRECENCRAGLQQYCTGELGQVGTYNAIGRDGLATQGGYSTHLVIDENYALRIPDSLPLDAAAPLLCAGITLYSPLAHWKAGPGKKVAVVGIGGLGHMGVKIAHAMGAEVTVLSQSLRKKDDGLRLGADHYYATSDPATFEELASSFDLIVNTVSAQLDLNAYLGLLRTDGTLVQLGAPEHPLPIAPFALIGNRRSLAGSLIGGLQETQEMLDFCGEHGLTSEIEVISADRINEAYERVLASDVRYRFVIDTATI, from the coding sequence ATGAACCGCACCTCTGTACCCGCATACGCAGCACCCGCCCCGAAGGCTCCGCTGGAGCGCACCACCATCGAGCGCCGGGAGCTGGGCGCGCACGACATCCTCATCGACATCAAGTTCGCGGGCATCTGCCACTCCGACATCCACACCGTGCGGGCGGAGTGGGGCGACGGCGGGAACTTCCCCATCGTCCCCGGCCACGAGATCGCCGGCGTGGTCAGCGAGGTCGGCCCCGAGGTCACCCGGTACGCGGTCGGCGACCGGGTCGGCGTCGGCTGCTTCGTCGACTCCTGCCGCGAGTGCGAGAACTGCCGGGCCGGCCTCCAGCAGTACTGCACCGGCGAGCTGGGCCAGGTCGGCACGTACAACGCCATCGGCCGGGACGGCCTGGCCACCCAGGGCGGCTACTCCACCCACCTCGTCATCGACGAGAACTACGCCCTGCGCATCCCGGACAGCCTGCCGCTCGACGCCGCCGCGCCGCTGCTGTGCGCCGGCATCACCCTCTACTCGCCGCTGGCGCACTGGAAGGCCGGCCCCGGCAAGAAGGTCGCCGTCGTGGGCATCGGCGGCCTCGGCCACATGGGCGTCAAGATCGCGCACGCGATGGGCGCGGAGGTCACCGTACTGAGCCAGTCGCTGCGCAAGAAGGACGACGGCCTGCGGCTCGGCGCCGACCACTACTACGCCACGTCCGACCCGGCGACCTTCGAGGAGCTGGCGAGCAGCTTCGACCTGATCGTCAACACCGTCTCCGCGCAGCTCGACCTGAACGCCTACCTGGGCCTGCTGCGCACCGACGGCACCCTCGTCCAGCTCGGCGCGCCGGAGCACCCGCTGCCGATCGCCCCGTTCGCCCTGATCGGCAACCGCCGCTCGCTGGCCGGTTCGCTGATCGGCGGCCTCCAGGAGACCCAGGAGATGCTGGACTTCTGCGGTGAGCACGGGCTGACCTCGGAGATCGAGGTGATCTCCGCCGACCGGATCAACGAGGCGTACGAGCGGGTGCTCGCCAGCGACGTCCGCTACCGCTTCGTGATCGACACCGCGACGATCTGA
- the hydA gene encoding dihydropyrimidinase encodes MSRTVVRGGLVVTAADEIHADVLVEDGRIAALAAHGTTTAESWAEGADRTIDATGKYVIPGGVDAHTHMDFPFGGTSSSDTFETGTRAAAWGGTTTIVDFAVQTRGRALREGLDAWHAKADAQCAVDYAFHMILSDVNEHALKELDLLVEEGVTSFKLFTAYPGVFYSDDGQILRAMQRSAANGGLVMMHAENGIAIDVLVEQALAEGRTDPRYHGEVRRELLEAEATHRTIQLARVAGAPLYVVHVSAEEAVAELAQARDKGLNVFGETCPQYLFLSTDNLAEPDFEGAKYVCSTPLRPREHQAALWRGLRTNDLQVVSTDHCPFCFKGQKELGRGDFSKIPNGLPGVEHRMDLLHQGVVDGHISRRHWIEIACATPARMFGLYPKKGTIAPGSDADLVIYDPAAEQVLSAATHHMNVDYSAYEGRTVTGRVETVLSRGETVIDERRYTGRAGHGQYTPRGTCQYLN; translated from the coding sequence ATGAGCCGAACAGTCGTCCGCGGCGGTCTGGTCGTCACCGCCGCCGATGAGATCCATGCCGATGTCCTGGTCGAGGACGGCAGGATCGCCGCCCTCGCCGCGCACGGCACGACCACCGCCGAGAGCTGGGCCGAGGGCGCCGACCGCACCATCGACGCCACCGGCAAGTACGTCATCCCGGGCGGCGTGGACGCCCACACCCACATGGACTTCCCGTTCGGCGGGACGTCCTCCTCCGACACCTTCGAGACCGGCACCCGGGCAGCGGCCTGGGGCGGCACGACCACCATCGTCGACTTCGCAGTCCAGACGCGCGGCCGGGCACTGCGCGAGGGCCTGGACGCCTGGCACGCCAAGGCCGATGCCCAGTGCGCCGTCGACTACGCCTTCCACATGATCCTCTCCGATGTGAACGAGCACGCGCTCAAGGAGCTGGACCTGCTGGTCGAGGAAGGCGTCACCTCCTTCAAGCTGTTCACCGCCTACCCGGGCGTCTTCTACAGCGACGACGGCCAGATCCTGCGCGCCATGCAGCGTTCGGCGGCCAACGGCGGGCTGGTCATGATGCACGCCGAGAACGGCATCGCGATCGACGTCCTGGTCGAACAGGCCCTGGCGGAAGGGCGCACCGACCCCCGCTACCACGGCGAGGTGCGCAGAGAGCTGCTGGAGGCCGAGGCCACCCACCGTACGATCCAGCTCGCCCGGGTCGCCGGCGCGCCGCTGTACGTCGTGCACGTCTCGGCCGAGGAAGCCGTCGCCGAACTGGCGCAGGCCCGCGACAAGGGGCTGAACGTCTTCGGCGAGACCTGCCCGCAGTATCTGTTCCTGTCCACCGACAACCTGGCCGAGCCGGACTTCGAGGGCGCCAAGTACGTGTGCAGCACACCGCTGCGGCCGCGGGAGCACCAGGCGGCACTGTGGCGCGGGCTGCGCACCAACGACCTCCAGGTGGTCTCCACCGACCACTGCCCGTTCTGCTTCAAGGGCCAGAAGGAGCTGGGCCGCGGCGACTTCTCCAAGATCCCCAACGGGCTGCCGGGCGTCGAGCACCGGATGGACCTGCTCCACCAGGGCGTGGTGGACGGGCACATCAGCCGCCGCCACTGGATCGAGATCGCCTGTGCCACACCGGCCCGGATGTTCGGCCTCTACCCCAAGAAGGGCACCATCGCGCCCGGTTCGGACGCCGACCTCGTCATCTACGACCCGGCCGCCGAACAGGTCCTCTCGGCCGCCACCCACCACATGAACGTCGACTACTCCGCGTACGAGGGGCGCACCGTCACCGGCCGCGTGGAGACCGTCCTCTCGCGCGGCGAGACCGTGATCGACGAGCGGCGCTACACCGGGCGCGCGGGGCACGGCCAGTACACCCCGCGCGGCACCTGCCAGTACCTGAACTGA
- a CDS encoding TIGR03842 family LLM class F420-dependent oxidoreductase — MDFGVVLQTDPPASDVVTTMRRAERQGFRYGWTFDSSVLWQEPFVIYSRILEHTERLIVGPMVTNPSTRTPEVTASTFATLNDMYGNRTVCGIGRGDSAMRVAGRAPNTLARLGESIRVIRDLAEGREADVGGHTLRIPWVRDGRLPVWMAAYGPKALKMTGELADGFILQLADPFLTEWMVKAVRDAATAAGRDPSDVTICVAAPAYVGDDLAHAREQCRWFGGMVGNHVADLVKRYGEHSGMVPEALTSYIKERAGYDYAHHGRSGNPDTAFVPDEIVDRFCLLGPPAAQLEKLHRLRELGVDQFALYAMHDARDATIDAYGERIIPEFAG; from the coding sequence ATGGACTTCGGAGTCGTCCTGCAGACCGACCCGCCCGCATCCGACGTCGTCACCACCATGCGCCGCGCCGAGCGCCAAGGCTTCCGCTACGGCTGGACCTTCGACTCCTCCGTCCTGTGGCAGGAGCCGTTCGTCATCTACAGCCGCATCCTGGAGCACACCGAACGCCTCATCGTCGGCCCGATGGTCACCAATCCCTCCACCCGCACCCCCGAGGTCACCGCCTCCACCTTCGCCACCCTCAACGACATGTACGGCAACCGCACCGTCTGCGGCATCGGACGCGGCGACTCGGCGATGCGGGTGGCGGGCCGCGCCCCCAACACGCTGGCCCGCCTCGGCGAGTCGATCCGTGTCATCCGCGACCTCGCGGAGGGCCGGGAGGCGGACGTGGGCGGCCACACCCTGCGCATCCCGTGGGTGCGCGACGGGCGGCTGCCGGTGTGGATGGCCGCGTACGGGCCGAAAGCCCTGAAGATGACCGGGGAGCTGGCGGACGGCTTCATCCTCCAGCTGGCCGACCCGTTCCTGACGGAGTGGATGGTCAAGGCGGTCCGCGACGCCGCGACGGCGGCCGGCCGCGACCCGTCCGACGTGACGATCTGCGTCGCCGCGCCCGCCTACGTGGGCGACGACCTCGCGCACGCCCGCGAGCAGTGCCGGTGGTTCGGCGGCATGGTCGGCAACCACGTCGCGGACCTGGTCAAACGGTACGGCGAGCACTCCGGCATGGTGCCCGAGGCGCTCACCTCGTACATCAAGGAACGCGCGGGCTACGACTACGCCCACCACGGCCGCTCCGGCAACCCCGACACCGCGTTCGTGCCGGACGAGATCGTGGACCGCTTCTGCCTGCTCGGGCCGCCCGCGGCCCAGCTGGAGAAGCTGCACCGGCTGCGGGAGCTGGGCGTCGACCAGTTCGCGCTGTACGCGATGCACGACGCGCGGGACGCCACCATCGACGCGTACGGCGAACGGATCATTCCGGAGTTCGCGGGCTGA
- a CDS encoding aspartate aminotransferase family protein: MRAPEAGPGAQPDTGPAPTGLHARHRAVLPDWLTLLYERPIELTHGEGRHVWDADGNRYLDFFGGILTTMTAHALPEVAKAVAEQAGRILHTSTLYLSRPMVDLAERIAALSGIPDARVFFTTSGTEANDTALLLATVYRRSNQILAMRNSYHGRSFSAIGVTGNAGWSPTGLSPLQTLYVHGGVRTRGPYAGLSDAAYIDACVADLEDLLGQTAGVAALIAEPVQGVGGFTSPPDGLYAAFREVLDRHGILWIADEVQTGWGRTGDHFWGWQAHAGNGPPDLLTFAKGIGNGMSVGGVVARAEVMNCLGANSISTFGGSPVTMAAALANLDHLLAHDLQGNARRVGGLLIERLRAACAGLRVVREVRGRGLMIGVELVAPGTDEPSPRAAGLVVEAARERGLLIGKGGLSGSALRIAPPLSLTVEEAETGARILAEALREAERGMTAG; encoded by the coding sequence GTGAGGGCCCCGGAGGCCGGACCGGGCGCTCAACCGGACACCGGGCCGGCCCCCACCGGCCTGCACGCCCGGCACCGCGCCGTGCTGCCCGACTGGCTCACGCTGCTGTACGAGCGGCCCATCGAGCTGACGCACGGCGAGGGACGCCACGTCTGGGACGCGGACGGCAACCGCTACCTGGACTTCTTCGGCGGCATCCTCACCACCATGACCGCCCACGCGCTGCCCGAGGTCGCCAAGGCGGTCGCCGAGCAGGCGGGCCGCATCCTGCACACCTCGACGCTCTACCTGTCCCGCCCGATGGTGGACCTGGCGGAGCGGATCGCCGCGCTCTCCGGCATCCCGGACGCCCGGGTCTTCTTCACCACGTCCGGTACGGAGGCCAACGACACCGCGCTCCTGCTGGCGACGGTGTACCGGCGCTCCAACCAGATCCTGGCGATGCGCAACAGCTACCACGGCCGGTCCTTCTCGGCCATCGGCGTCACGGGCAACGCCGGCTGGTCGCCGACCGGCCTGTCCCCGCTCCAGACGCTGTACGTACACGGAGGTGTGCGCACCCGCGGCCCGTACGCGGGGCTGTCCGACGCCGCGTACATCGACGCCTGCGTCGCCGACCTGGAGGACCTGCTCGGCCAGACGGCGGGCGTCGCGGCGCTGATCGCCGAGCCGGTGCAGGGCGTCGGCGGCTTCACCTCACCGCCCGACGGGCTGTACGCGGCCTTCCGCGAGGTGCTCGACCGGCACGGCATCCTGTGGATCGCGGACGAGGTGCAGACCGGCTGGGGCCGGACCGGCGACCACTTCTGGGGCTGGCAGGCGCACGCCGGCAACGGGCCGCCGGACCTGCTCACCTTCGCCAAGGGGATCGGCAACGGCATGTCCGTCGGCGGCGTCGTCGCCCGCGCCGAGGTGATGAACTGCCTGGGCGCCAACTCCATCTCCACCTTCGGCGGCAGCCCGGTCACCATGGCGGCGGCCCTGGCCAACCTCGACCACCTCCTGGCCCACGACCTCCAGGGCAACGCCCGGCGCGTCGGCGGCCTGCTCATCGAGCGGCTGCGGGCGGCCTGCGCGGGGCTGCGGGTCGTACGGGAAGTGCGCGGACGCGGCCTGATGATCGGCGTCGAGCTGGTCGCGCCCGGCACGGACGAGCCGTCGCCGCGGGCGGCGGGCCTCGTCGTGGAGGCCGCCCGCGAGCGCGGCCTGCTGATCGGCAAGGGCGGCCTGTCGGGCTCCGCCCTGCGCATCGCGCCACCGCTGTCGCTGACGGTCGAGGAGGCGGAGACGGGAGCGCGCATCCTCGCGGAGGCGCTGCGGGAGGCGGAGCGGGGAATGACGGCGGGATAA
- a CDS encoding MBL fold metallo-hydrolase, which yields MTTPRLVPLSPTTWAWTHDSTAWGYSNCGLVASDGEALLMDTQFTLEGTRELLAAIAGAVPDATITTVVNSHQNGDHTWGNELVGDAEIITSEASAAHRCHEMTPDMLSALSRGEPATAVAAYAVEHFGGFDFGGITLTGPTRTFTGSLELTVGRTAVRLLDLGAGHSAGDVALHVPEDGVVFTGDALFRGGHMIVWSGSLSSCVTACDTLLATGATTFVPGHGELTDRAGLTHFRDELSRIFETATAYAREGRELDEAARLVKAAHAGDLAHPERLFTAVAGAYQEAGVPDVPSTTFELVEGMARLAAAA from the coding sequence TTGACCACGCCCCGCCTCGTCCCGCTCTCCCCGACCACCTGGGCGTGGACGCACGACAGCACCGCCTGGGGTTACAGCAACTGCGGCCTGGTCGCGTCCGACGGCGAAGCGCTCCTGATGGACACCCAGTTCACCCTGGAGGGCACCCGGGAACTGCTGGCCGCGATCGCCGGCGCCGTACCGGACGCGACGATCACCACCGTGGTCAACAGCCACCAGAACGGCGACCACACCTGGGGCAACGAACTGGTCGGGGACGCGGAGATCATCACGTCCGAGGCGTCCGCCGCGCACCGGTGCCATGAGATGACGCCGGACATGCTGTCGGCCCTGAGCCGCGGCGAGCCGGCCACCGCGGTCGCGGCCTACGCCGTCGAGCACTTCGGCGGTTTCGACTTCGGCGGCATCACCCTCACCGGGCCGACCCGGACCTTCACCGGCAGCCTGGAGCTGACCGTCGGCCGTACGGCGGTGCGCCTGCTGGATCTCGGCGCCGGGCACAGCGCGGGCGATGTCGCGCTGCACGTGCCCGAGGACGGCGTGGTGTTCACCGGCGACGCCCTGTTCCGCGGCGGCCACATGATCGTCTGGTCGGGCTCGCTCTCCTCGTGCGTCACGGCCTGCGACACCCTGCTGGCCACCGGCGCCACGACCTTCGTACCGGGCCACGGGGAGCTGACGGACCGGGCGGGGCTGACGCACTTCCGCGACGAGCTGTCCCGGATCTTCGAGACGGCCACCGCGTACGCCCGCGAGGGCCGGGAGCTGGACGAGGCGGCCCGCCTGGTCAAGGCCGCGCACGCCGGCGACCTGGCGCACCCGGAGCGGCTGTTCACCGCGGTCGCGGGGGCCTACCAGGAGGCGGGCGTGCCGGACGTACCGTCCACCACGTTCGAGCTGGTCGAGGGCATGGCCCGGCTGGCGGCCGCCGCGTAG
- a CDS encoding nitrilase-related carbon-nitrogen hydrolase, producing MADVVRNVVRAALVQASWTGDTESMIAKHEEHARAAAAQGAQVIGFQEVFNAPYFCQVQEPEHYRWAEPVPDGPTTRRMQELARETGMVIVVPVFEVEQSGFYYNTAAVIDADGTVLGTYRKHHIPQVKGFWEKYYFKPGNLGWPVFETAVGRIGVYICYDRHFPEGWRQLGLNGAQLVYNPSATSRGLSAYLWQLEQPAAAVANEYFVAAINRVGVEEYGDNDFYGTSYFVDPRGQFVGEVASDTKEELVVRDLDFGLIDEVRQQWAFYRDRRPDAYEGLVRP from the coding sequence ATGGCCGATGTTGTCCGTAACGTCGTACGCGCCGCACTGGTTCAGGCGTCCTGGACCGGCGACACCGAATCGATGATCGCGAAGCACGAGGAACACGCCAGGGCGGCGGCCGCGCAGGGCGCGCAGGTGATCGGCTTCCAAGAGGTCTTCAACGCCCCGTACTTCTGCCAGGTCCAGGAGCCGGAGCACTACCGCTGGGCCGAGCCGGTACCGGACGGCCCCACCACCCGCCGGATGCAGGAACTGGCCCGGGAGACCGGCATGGTGATCGTGGTGCCGGTCTTCGAGGTCGAGCAGTCCGGCTTCTACTACAACACCGCGGCCGTCATCGACGCCGACGGCACCGTGCTCGGCACCTACCGCAAGCACCACATCCCGCAGGTCAAGGGCTTCTGGGAGAAGTACTACTTCAAGCCGGGCAACCTGGGCTGGCCGGTCTTCGAGACCGCCGTGGGCCGGATCGGCGTCTACATCTGCTACGACCGCCACTTCCCCGAGGGCTGGCGCCAGCTGGGCCTGAACGGCGCCCAGCTCGTCTACAACCCGTCCGCCACCTCCCGCGGCCTGTCCGCCTACCTGTGGCAGCTGGAACAGCCCGCCGCCGCGGTCGCCAACGAGTACTTCGTCGCCGCGATCAACCGCGTCGGCGTCGAGGAGTACGGCGACAACGACTTCTACGGGACGAGCTACTTCGTCGATCCGCGCGGGCAGTTCGTCGGCGAGGTCGCCAGCGACACCAAGGAGGAGCTGGTCGTCCGCGACCTGGACTTCGGCCTCATCGACGAGGTGCGGCAGCAGTGGGCCTTCTACCGGGACCGCCGGCCCGACGCGTACGAGGGGCTGGTCCGGCCGTGA